In the Natrinema amylolyticum genome, one interval contains:
- a CDS encoding bacterio-opsin activator domain-containing protein has protein sequence MTNQITVLIVDNEPGFADLAGEMLERERESIVAEAATSGAEALSVIERRDVDCIVSDYEMPEVTGLELLERVREDDPSLPFILFTGRGSEEIASEAIAAGVTQYLQKESGKKQYALLANQITNAVAQYRTETELRESERRYERTLTTLHETTRDLMRAETKDEIYRSAVETASEILDVTIAAAYAFEPTAGGLEHAASTRGSPELGDPETTFERGEGLVWDVFSEGESAYYEDVTREDGVETGEALSRSELIVPLGTHGVLVAGCDRVDGFDETMVELLHILAANTEAALDRAEREQLLRDHDRTLTRQNEELTRLNHTNEIVREINHAVAQASTRAEIEETVCDRLAETDRYRFAWIGANDDEPPAPTAWSGIDAAYIDTIRDDGERAPELTLVRDTLEAGQVQLVHDVLEDETWKSRRKEALTYGYQTVLGVPLVADERRYGVLVVHVAGADSVGESEREVLAELGETIGHAIRSVERTRAMVTDSRLELELAIGDSRLLLNRLSAQVRDGGSITLEGVIDRGEDGIVLFVSAPATASLTDLEAEWASIETLSVVSEGDEERLFELTVASTPFLDVLRTFDVQVRMATAEDGTSTLVLEVPQSVETRSLVEAIGEKYPETELVAKRETTHTRSARQLDTYLAERLTDKQFEALQAAHYSGFFEWPRESTGEDLADALGVSPPTYHYHLRAAERKLVTVAFDGYSS, from the coding sequence ATGACCAACCAAATCACCGTACTCATCGTCGATAACGAGCCCGGCTTCGCCGACCTCGCCGGAGAGATGCTCGAGCGCGAGCGCGAGTCGATCGTCGCCGAAGCGGCGACGAGCGGCGCGGAGGCGCTCAGCGTGATCGAGCGTCGCGACGTCGATTGTATCGTCAGCGATTACGAGATGCCGGAGGTGACCGGACTCGAGTTGTTAGAGCGCGTTCGCGAGGACGATCCCAGTCTCCCGTTCATTCTCTTTACGGGGCGTGGATCGGAGGAGATCGCCAGCGAGGCGATCGCCGCGGGCGTGACGCAGTATCTGCAAAAGGAGTCGGGCAAGAAGCAGTACGCGCTGTTGGCGAATCAGATCACGAACGCCGTCGCTCAGTACCGCACGGAGACGGAGCTTCGGGAGAGCGAGCGGCGCTACGAGCGGACGCTGACGACGTTACACGAGACGACGCGGGACCTGATGCGGGCCGAAACCAAAGACGAGATCTACCGGTCAGCGGTCGAGACGGCGAGCGAGATCCTCGACGTGACGATCGCCGCGGCCTACGCGTTCGAGCCGACGGCCGGCGGTCTCGAGCACGCGGCGTCGACGCGAGGATCGCCCGAGTTGGGTGATCCGGAGACGACGTTCGAGCGGGGCGAGGGATTGGTCTGGGACGTCTTTTCGGAGGGGGAAAGCGCCTACTACGAGGACGTGACGCGGGAGGATGGTGTCGAGACCGGAGAGGCGTTGAGCCGGAGCGAACTGATCGTTCCGCTCGGTACTCACGGTGTACTGGTCGCCGGGTGCGATCGCGTCGACGGGTTCGACGAGACGATGGTGGAACTGCTACACATTCTGGCAGCCAACACTGAGGCCGCGCTGGATCGGGCCGAGCGCGAGCAGTTGCTTCGGGACCACGACCGGACACTGACACGACAAAACGAGGAGCTGACGCGGCTCAATCACACGAACGAGATCGTCCGGGAGATCAACCACGCGGTCGCGCAGGCCTCGACGCGCGCGGAAATCGAGGAAACGGTGTGCGACCGCCTCGCCGAGACGGACCGGTATCGCTTCGCCTGGATCGGCGCGAACGACGACGAACCGCCCGCGCCGACCGCGTGGTCCGGAATCGATGCGGCCTACATCGACACGATCCGCGACGACGGTGAGCGAGCACCCGAACTCACGCTAGTCCGGGATACCCTCGAGGCCGGGCAGGTGCAACTGGTACACGACGTCCTCGAGGACGAAACGTGGAAATCGCGACGGAAGGAGGCGCTGACATACGGCTATCAGACGGTGCTCGGCGTACCGCTGGTCGCCGACGAGCGTCGGTACGGCGTGTTAGTTGTCCACGTCGCGGGGGCCGATTCGGTCGGCGAGAGCGAACGGGAAGTGCTGGCCGAACTCGGGGAAACGATCGGGCACGCGATTCGGTCGGTCGAGCGGACTCGGGCGATGGTGACCGATAGCCGGCTCGAACTCGAACTCGCCATTGGGGACTCGCGGCTGCTGCTCAATCGGCTCTCGGCACAGGTCAGGGACGGGGGATCGATAACACTGGAGGGTGTCATCGATCGCGGCGAAGACGGAATCGTCCTGTTCGTCAGCGCGCCGGCGACGGCGTCGCTCACCGATCTCGAGGCGGAGTGGGCATCGATCGAGACGCTCTCGGTGGTGTCCGAGGGCGACGAGGAGAGGCTGTTCGAACTGACGGTGGCGTCGACGCCGTTTCTCGACGTGCTGCGGACCTTCGACGTACAGGTGCGGATGGCAACGGCCGAGGACGGGACCTCGACGCTCGTCCTCGAGGTGCCACAGAGCGTCGAGACGCGGTCGCTGGTCGAGGCGATCGGAGAGAAGTATCCCGAGACGGAACTGGTGGCCAAGCGGGAGACGACGCACACACGGTCGGCGCGACAGCTCGATACTTACCTCGCGGAGCGACTCACCGACAAGCAGTTCGAGGCGTTACAGGCGGCACACTACAGCGGCTTCTTCGAATGGCCCCGCGAGAGCACGGGCGAGGACCTCGCGGACGCGCTCGGCGTGTCGCCGCCGACGTATCACTATCACCTCCGGGCGGCCGAACGGAAACTCGTCACGGTAGCATTCGACGGCTATTCTAGTTAA
- a CDS encoding HVO_0476 family zinc finger protein — protein sequence MSDIPERVPTVCPSCSPDLETVHEVLTEGGGTLTVRCSECSHVHKVQPESKPEVTLDVVVSQGGESFTANVTTAEDETVEVGDEFILETEEVLSTVRVTSVELDGQKRVDESTADEIETVWTREVDNVGVNVTVHPQDGSRDDSRSITVHVPGDYEFEVGAVESFGDDEFEIDAFVVRKDADGYRRDRFEEGGDTAFAKDIKRVYAYDEQSSAWSAW from the coding sequence ATGAGCGATATCCCGGAGCGCGTTCCGACGGTCTGTCCGTCGTGCTCGCCGGACCTCGAGACGGTCCACGAAGTACTGACGGAAGGCGGCGGTACCCTCACCGTTCGGTGTAGCGAGTGTAGTCACGTCCACAAGGTCCAACCCGAAAGCAAGCCAGAGGTCACGCTCGACGTGGTCGTCTCTCAGGGCGGCGAATCCTTCACGGCGAACGTCACCACGGCCGAAGACGAGACCGTCGAAGTCGGTGACGAGTTCATCCTCGAGACCGAGGAAGTGCTCTCGACGGTCCGCGTGACGAGCGTCGAACTCGACGGCCAGAAGCGGGTCGATGAGTCCACCGCCGACGAGATCGAGACCGTCTGGACCCGCGAGGTCGATAACGTCGGCGTCAACGTCACCGTCCACCCGCAGGACGGCTCGAGAGACGACAGCCGGAGTATCACGGTTCACGTTCCCGGCGACTACGAGTTCGAGGTCGGCGCGGTCGAATCCTTCGGCGACGACGAGTTCGAGATCGACGCCTTCGTCGTCCGCAAGGACGCCGACGGCTATCGGCGCGATCGCTTCGAGGAAGGGGGCGATACTGCCTTCGCGAAGGACATCAAACGAGTCTACGCCTACGACGAGCAGAGCAGCGCCTGGTCGGCCTGGTAA
- a CDS encoding protein-L-isoaspartate(D-aspartate) O-methyltransferase, whose amino-acid sequence MSDSYEASRQRMVETVAPRVDDDRVLEALEAVPRHEFVPPDRRDSAYADRPLPIGDGQTISAPHMVAVMADLLAVGPGDDVLEIGTGCGYHAAVTAELVGDEGVYTVEYSEELADRARDRLAALGYDDVSVRVGDGREGWAEHAPYDAAYFTCAASSFPDPVVEQVRTGGQLLAPIGTGRQTLVDATKRPDGSLERTERGGVRFVRMRG is encoded by the coding sequence ATGTCCGATAGCTACGAGGCTTCGCGCCAACGCATGGTCGAGACGGTCGCGCCGCGCGTCGACGACGACCGCGTCCTCGAGGCCCTCGAGGCGGTCCCGCGCCACGAGTTCGTCCCGCCGGATCGCCGGGACAGCGCCTACGCCGACCGACCCCTGCCGATCGGCGACGGACAGACGATCAGCGCGCCGCACATGGTCGCGGTCATGGCCGATCTGCTCGCGGTCGGCCCCGGCGACGACGTCCTCGAGATCGGGACCGGCTGTGGCTACCACGCCGCCGTCACGGCCGAACTGGTCGGTGACGAGGGCGTTTACACCGTCGAGTACAGCGAGGAGCTGGCCGACCGGGCGCGCGATCGACTCGCGGCACTGGGCTACGACGACGTTTCGGTCCGCGTCGGCGACGGCCGCGAGGGATGGGCCGAGCACGCGCCGTATGACGCCGCATACTTCACTTGCGCGGCGTCCTCGTTTCCCGACCCCGTCGTCGAACAGGTCCGGACCGGCGGCCAGTTGCTCGCACCGATCGGTACCGGCCGCCAGACGCTCGTCGATGCGACGAAACGGCCGGACGGCTCGCTCGAGCGGACCGAACGCGGCGGCGTTCGATTCGTCCGGATGCGGGGGTAG
- a CDS encoding LURP-one-related/scramblase family protein, translated as MSDTRGYDIRGIELTDDRYTVEQGFIRNKYKALDADGNVVLRGKQKMLKMKEEFPFVDDDDNEVFTVKAGGIIDVAGNYVLSDAQTGEDIIILDNDYSLLQDTWKIRDATTEAKLAEINSRGAMVTLARNVIPFGGWIPHKYEITDQEGAHVGSIDGQFSLRDRYEITIDDASNVPKEPIVAAAMVIDAIQGN; from the coding sequence ATGAGCGATACTCGGGGATACGACATTCGGGGGATAGAGCTCACTGACGACCGCTACACGGTCGAACAGGGATTCATTCGGAACAAGTACAAGGCGCTCGACGCCGATGGGAACGTCGTTCTGCGGGGGAAACAGAAGATGCTGAAGATGAAAGAGGAGTTCCCCTTCGTCGACGACGACGACAACGAGGTGTTCACCGTGAAGGCCGGCGGGATCATCGACGTCGCAGGGAACTACGTGCTCTCGGACGCCCAGACCGGAGAGGACATCATCATTCTGGACAACGACTACTCCCTGCTACAGGACACGTGGAAGATCCGCGACGCGACGACCGAAGCGAAGTTGGCCGAGATCAACTCCCGCGGTGCGATGGTGACGCTGGCCCGGAACGTTATCCCGTTCGGCGGCTGGATCCCGCACAAGTACGAGATCACTGATCAGGAGGGCGCTCACGTCGGCTCTATCGACGGGCAGTTCTCGCTGCGCGATCGCTACGAGATCACGATCGACGACGCCAGCAACGTCCCGAAAGAGCCCATCGTCGCCGCGGCGATGGTCATCGACGCGATCCAGGGCAACTAG
- a CDS encoding group I intron-associated PD-(D/E)XK endonuclease — translation MRNSKAVGDETEARAISKLVACNYSVSVPFGDNDKYDLVIDDGTDLYRLQCKTGWSNKAETLRFNTHSQTTKNGAYHEDTYHDSIDAFLVYYPENGQFYWINTDDATEQKMELRFESEINHPSINWAAEYEFDGRIP, via the coding sequence ATGCGTAACTCGAAAGCGGTCGGCGATGAAACCGAAGCGAGAGCGATTTCCAAACTGGTCGCCTGCAACTACAGCGTCTCGGTTCCGTTCGGCGACAACGACAAATACGATCTCGTCATCGACGACGGGACCGACCTCTATCGACTTCAGTGTAAAACCGGCTGGTCGAATAAAGCGGAGACGCTCCGATTCAATACGCACTCGCAAACGACGAAAAACGGCGCCTATCACGAGGATACGTATCACGACTCGATCGACGCGTTTCTCGTCTATTACCCCGAAAACGGACAGTTTTACTGGATCAATACGGACGACGCGACCGAACAGAAGATGGAGCTCCGCTTCGAGTCCGAGATCAATCATCCGTCGATCAACTGGGCGGCCGAATACGAATTCGACGGGCGGATTCCGTGA
- a CDS encoding protein-L-isoaspartate O-methyltransferase family protein: protein MEPAVLREDMVDGLETPPRDVLADEDVAVAMRDVPRHAFVGDERTAYADREHEALGTRVLAPSTVARLLQALALEDDETVLIVGVGVGYTAAVAAELVGETNVHAIDISRPLVVEARENLADAGYDGVLVDRRDGANGLPEYAPFDRILLEAAAVDPPRALLEQLTAEGRLVFPRGTHEQRLEAVSADGDVDRLDPVAFDPLLVEGEQSGAVERNRTTREDRERAQRRAESRRGWEQDWIEWEETIDQQSRRTRSR from the coding sequence ATGGAACCCGCGGTACTGCGTGAGGATATGGTCGACGGCCTCGAGACCCCGCCAAGGGACGTTCTCGCGGACGAGGACGTCGCCGTCGCGATGCGCGACGTTCCTCGCCACGCGTTCGTCGGCGACGAGCGGACGGCCTACGCCGACCGCGAACACGAGGCGCTCGGCACCCGCGTCCTCGCACCGAGCACCGTCGCTCGCTTGCTCCAGGCGCTGGCCCTCGAAGACGACGAGACCGTGCTGATCGTCGGCGTCGGCGTCGGCTACACGGCGGCCGTCGCGGCCGAACTGGTCGGCGAGACGAACGTCCACGCAATCGACATCTCTCGACCGCTGGTCGTCGAAGCCCGAGAGAACCTCGCCGACGCGGGCTACGACGGCGTCCTCGTCGACCGCCGCGACGGTGCGAACGGCCTCCCCGAGTACGCCCCCTTCGATCGCATCCTGCTCGAGGCCGCGGCCGTCGATCCGCCTCGCGCGTTACTCGAGCAGTTGACCGCCGAGGGACGACTGGTCTTCCCGCGCGGCACGCACGAACAGCGACTCGAGGCCGTCTCGGCCGACGGCGACGTCGATCGGCTCGACCCCGTCGCGTTCGATCCGTTACTGGTCGAGGGCGAACAGTCGGGGGCCGTCGAGCGAAACCGAACGACCCGCGAGGACCGCGAGCGAGCGCAGCGACGCGCCGAATCCCGGCGCGGCTGGGAGCAGGACTGGATCGAGTGGGAGGAGACGATCGACCAGCAGTCTCGACGGACCCGATCGCGGTAG